The Mauremys reevesii isolate NIE-2019 linkage group 21, ASM1616193v1, whole genome shotgun sequence genome has a window encoding:
- the LOC120387918 gene encoding forkhead box protein L2-like, translating into MEGAGAGAPAGDGQGAGEAAPEPEAAPQKPPYSYVALIAMAIRASPEQRLPLSGIYRYIVGRFPYYRPGQKGWQNSIRHNLSLNACFRKLPRERSAERKGSDWALDPAFHDMFQPGDYRRRRRVKRAPRAPPGGPGPAPACLACPEPPYYLPHQSPPAAYLVGSAWAPPGQAPPCYGPYPPLLLPGAGAYQQLSPATGGPGCAYQPPPELPFMRYWGEPERPYGALPAGVDLRFLGRRTGEGSGAPLLPAPPLSVGGSPGCVWLDNGDPSLVSAMTEGVSQAGEI; encoded by the coding sequence ATGGAGGGCGCAGGGGCCGGCGCGCCGGCGGGAGACGGGCAGGGCGCGGGGGAGGCCGCCCCGGAGCCCGAGGCCGCCCCCCAGAAGCCCCCTTACTCCTACGTGGCGCTGATCGCCATGGCCATCCGGGCCAGCCCGGAGCAGCGGCTGCCGCTGAGCGGCATCTACCGGTACATCGTGGGGCGCTTCCCCTACTACCGGCCGGGCCAGAAGGGCTGGCAGAACAGCATCCGCCACAACCTCAGCCTCAACGCCTGCTTCCGCAAGCTGCCCCGGGAGCGCAGCGCCGAGCGCAAGGGCAGCGACTGGGCGCTGGACCCGGCCTTCCACGACATGTTCCAGCCGGGCGACTACCGGCGCCGCCGGCGGGTCAAGAGAGCCCCGCGGGCCCCCCCGggcgggcccggcccggcccccgcctGCCTCGCCTGCCCGGAGCCGCCCTACTACCTGCCCCACCAGAGCCCCCCGGCCGCCTACCTGGTGGGCAGCGCCTGGGCACCCCCGGGGCAAGCCCCGCCGTGCTACGGCCCCTAcccgccgctgctgctgcccggAGCGGGGGCGTATCAGCAGCTCAGCCCTGCGACGGGGGGGCCCGGCTGTGCCTACCAGCCGCCCCCGGAGCTGCCCTTCATGCGTTACTGGGGGGAGCCGGAGAGACCCTACGGCGCCTTGCCCGCCGGCGTAGACCTGCGCTTCCTCGGCCGTCGGACAGGAGAGGGCAGCggggctcccctcctccctgctcctcctctcagcgttggggggagcccaggctgcgTTTGGCTTGATAACGGGGACCCCTCCCTCGTTAGCGCAATGACTGAAGGGGTGTCGCAGGCAGGCGAGATTTGA